From one Streptomyces sp. CA-210063 genomic stretch:
- a CDS encoding DUF397 domain-containing protein, protein MIRETTAGDASDLAWFKSSYSGGNDGNSCVEIAMAPGTVHVRDSKNIVGPQLALTPTAWADFVSYAAEG, encoded by the coding sequence ATGATCCGCGAGACCACTGCCGGGGACGCCTCCGATCTGGCGTGGTTCAAGAGCAGCTACAGCGGCGGCAACGACGGCAACTCCTGCGTCGAGATCGCCATGGCCCCCGGCACCGTCCACGTCCGCGACTCCAAGAACATAGTCGGCCCTCAGCTCGCGCTCACGCCGACGGCGTGGGCGGACTTCGTGTCGTACGCGGCCGAGGGCTGA